The region tttaaatttataacttttaaacattaataaaatatattaaacgaaatattcaaatatacaatatactaaatattagaaataaattagactatttgaattttaatttcataattaatttttttaaatgcaaTGTATTTAAACcttcatttattaaatttaaaattacttttttaaaatatattttatgtcataattaataaaagtaaataataaaacaaaacttttcaaattCCATAACTTATATTAAACTCTTTGAATTttataactataaatttattgtgTGTTTaagaaaaagttaattaaattatatgaataaaaattaaaataaatttgaatataGTTGTACACTTGGATGAAATATAGGAAAACACTTGGCGAAATTGTGTGCAAACTCATTTGGAGTTcaagattataatatatatatatatatatatatatatatatatatatatatatatatatatatatatatatatatataaatagattCTTTCTGATTCATTTCGTTCGAATTTTGCTAAACTCTCTGCTTTGAAGATTCAAAGCCTCAGATGTGCCTGGCAGCATCATGAAGGGAGCCCCTGATTTTTGTACTGTGTATGTCATCTCCAAAGGGAAGATTCAATCCACCAGATCAGCCTCTCGTCCTGCCCCATGTCTCTCCCAGTCCCACTGCCAACTTGTTAATCAATCCTCCGGTATCAGAACGCTCGACCCACCCTTTGTTCCCCCTCCACTTTGTTCTACTCCGAAACTTAACAGAAGAGGTAATCAACCATTTCTGctgctaataataaatatatttgattcTGATTTTGATTGATCATACGACTCAGTTATGGAAAGGCCACCACTGGAGCAGCCGCGTAGATCAAACGAAGACTTCTCAGACTCGTTCAGGTCACCCTTCTCTAGAAGAGGGATGAACGCGAAATCCTACGGGGACCTCTCTGTCCCAGATTCAGACATATCCTTTGTCAGTTCAGGCAGACCCAGCATTGACCGCATGTTTCCAGGCTTTTATGATGTCTTAGAAATGGGTACTCGTAATCAACGCCTCTCCAACATCTCCGAAATGGACAGGCTAGACAGCGCCCAGAGCTTTGATACAATGCAATATGGAAGGAGATCCATTGACCTCAACTTTGACTCTCCACCTGAATTCTCCTCAATGTCTTACGACAGCGACAGGCTCTCCACTGCTTCCCAGTCAATGGTAACATATTACACTTTAagcttttaacatttttttctaGCTTATTACAATTGCTCATCTCAACAATTCAGGATGATGTGGAATCTGAAATGAGAAGGCTAAAGCTTGAGCTCAAGCAAACCATGGAAATGTATAGTACAGCCTGCAAAGAAGCTCTTTCTGCAAAACAAAAGGTataatttattagaaatatCATACCGTTTAGCCTTGAGAGCACATATAATTTATGAGACAATGACAAGCACTCCTGCAGACAAGAGAGCTCCAGCTCTGGAAAATGGAAGAAGAACGGAGATTAGAAGACGCGCGATCAGCTGAGGAAACTGCTTTGGCAATTGCAGAAAAGGAGAAGGCCAAGTCCAGAGCAGCCATGGAGGCTGCTGAGGCATCTCAGAGAATTGCAGAACTCGAAGCACAGAAAAGAGTGAATGCAGAAATGAAAGCACTCAGAGAATCAGAAGAGAAGAAAAAAGCACTTGATGCTCTGGCACACTCAGATATCAGATACAGAAAGTACAGCATAGAGGAGATTGAATCTGCAACAGAGTTCTTTGCAGAATCTCGCAAGATTGGTGAAGGGGGTTATGGACCCGTATATAAGTGCTATTTAGACCATACATCAGTCGCAATTAAGGTCTTACGTCCAGATGCAGCTCAAGGAAGGTCACAATTTCAGCAAGAGGTTTGCTATCTAACTTAACATAACTTAAGACAGATATTTTGATTAACCTGATATGGTGAGATGATTGTGATTAATTTATCTTGCAGGTCGAGGTGCTAAGTTGCATAAGACATCCTAATATGGTTCTTCTCCTGGGAGCTTGTCCAGAATATGGTTGCTTAGTATACGAGTACATGGCGAATGGAAGCTTAGAAGATAATTTGTTCCGACGGGGAAGTACTCCAATTCTCTCCTGGCAGCTAAGGTTTCGAATTGCAGCAGAAATAGGGACAGGTTTGCTGTTCCTGCACCAAACGAAACCAGAGCCACTGGTGCACCGTGATCTAAAGCCAG is a window of Mercurialis annua linkage group LG2, ddMerAnnu1.2, whole genome shotgun sequence DNA encoding:
- the LOC126670777 gene encoding U-box domain-containing protein 52, encoding MWMARSQIERRDGSGGNGVVAVAIDKDKGSQNALKWAIDHILHRGQTVVLIHVKLKSSPSIMSSAYNPLVTPRGAGDSNGESTLVCRDPDSLTKELFLPFRCFCTRKDIQSKDVVLEDTDIAKALVEYCTHTAVEILVVGASNKTGFLRFKASDVPGSIMKGAPDFCTVYVISKGKIQSTRSASRPAPCLSQSHCQLVNQSSGIRTLDPPFVPPPLCSTPKLNRRVMERPPLEQPRRSNEDFSDSFRSPFSRRGMNAKSYGDLSVPDSDISFVSSGRPSIDRMFPGFYDVLEMGTRNQRLSNISEMDRLDSAQSFDTMQYGRRSIDLNFDSPPEFSSMSYDSDRLSTASQSMDDVESEMRRLKLELKQTMEMYSTACKEALSAKQKTRELQLWKMEEERRLEDARSAEETALAIAEKEKAKSRAAMEAAEASQRIAELEAQKRVNAEMKALRESEEKKKALDALAHSDIRYRKYSIEEIESATEFFAESRKIGEGGYGPVYKCYLDHTSVAIKVLRPDAAQGRSQFQQEVEVLSCIRHPNMVLLLGACPEYGCLVYEYMANGSLEDNLFRRGSTPILSWQLRFRIAAEIGTGLLFLHQTKPEPLVHRDLKPANILLDRNFVSKISDVGLARLVPPSVADTVTQYRMTSTAGTFCYIDPEYQQTGMLGIKSDIYSLGIMFLQMLTAKPPMGLTHHVDRSLEKGTFEQMLDPAIHDWPVEEAKCFARLALECSELRRKDRPDLGTVILPELNRLRSLAEESMHGAIPHPTPSHSPTPSQVSVQLTDSNISDVSSRRSSTS